The sequence CGCTTTCGATGAGGGTCGAAGACAACGCGCCGCAATCCACTGGAACGAATGGAAGATCGTGCCACGGTCCGTAGGCATGGATCGCCCGCGCCACCAGCTCCTTTCCCGTCCCGCTTTCTCCCAAAACCAATACAGGATGGCGTTTGGTACCGACCTTGAGGACCGTCTCATAGACTTTTTGCATCCTGGCGGAAGCGCCGATCAACGCCCCCAGCCCCTGGCGAGCTTCAAGCTGCTCGCGAAGCAGGCGGTTTTCAGTCGACATCTGTTTTTTCTGGATCAGCCGATTGAGCAGGCGCTCGAGGTCTTTCCGTTCGAAGGGGTCAATCAAGTAGTCGTGAGCACCTTGGTTGATGGCGTGATAAGCAAGGCCGGCATTGGTGGCGGTTGCGATGACGATAACGTCAGGCTCTGGTGATGCCCCACGAGCCGTTTTGATCAGCTCGATCATATTAAAGGCTGGCATTTGGGCATCGGCCAGGATGATATCAACCCCGCCGCTCCTGATGGTGTCAAGCGCATTGGAAATTGATTCGGCGGAGCGGCCCTCAAATCCCATCAGTTTCGCGGCGCTGGAGCACAAGTCTCGAATGTGCTTGTCGTGTGAAGCGACCAAGAGGCTGATATCCATCGTTTGTGTGCGCAGCCAGCAGGTGTTTGAACCGGAAGGCACACTCAGTATATGAAGGATGTTTGAACGAAGTCAAAACAAATCCCGAAATGGAACTTCAACGGGTATCAACATTCCTTAAACAGGAATTATTGGGGAAATAGACTGATTCCAAAATGGATCGACTGATTACGGCAAGAAGCGTGCGACCTGGCCTGGTTGCTACACACTTTAGGGACTAATTTAAAAGTCTATTTTTCTCAGACTATACTATATTGATTAGAAGGAGATTCACGTGCCACGACAAGACAAGATACTCGTGGTTGACGACGACGCCAGCGAGAGAGAAGGCTTGGCGGAGCTGTTAAGAGTGTGGGGCTACGAAGCCGACGTTGCTATCGACGGCCAGCAAGCCCTTAATCAGGCCGCTGCGTTTAATCCCAGCGTTATTATTTCGGACCTTCGCATGCCCGGAATGAGCGGCATGGATGTCCTGCGCCAAATGCGTGAATTGCGCCCTGATGTGACCTTTATTATGCTGACCGCCCAGGGCACTATCGAAGAGGCCGTGGAGGCCACCAAGCTGGGGGCCTTCAACTTTCTGGAAAAGCCTGTTGACCCTAAGCGCTTGCAAGTTGAACTCCGCAATTGTCTGGCGCGCCGCGATAGTGAGCTGCAGCTTGAAATCGCCCATCGGCGGCTTCGTGAAGCCGGCATCCTAGGGCAACTGGTGGGACGATCGAAGAAGATGCAGGAGGTCATGTCCATCATCGCCACCGTGGCGCCCTCGCGCGCCAGTATTTTGATAACAGGTGAAAGCGGAACCGGAAAAGAATTGGCAGCCCGGACCATCCACGAGTTGAGCCCCCGAAAGAGTAAGCCGTTCGTGGCTGTTAATTGTGCCGCGATTCCCGAAAGCCTGATGGAGAGTGAAATCTTCGGCCACGAGAAGGGTGCTTTTACCGGAGCCGTGGAGAGACGCATGGGCTGTTTTGAACTGGCCGACGGGGGCACTCTACTGCTGGATGAAATTGGCGAAATGCCGGCGCAGACACAGGCCAAGCTTTTGCGTGTTCTCGAAGACTCCAAGCTCCGGCGCCTGGGCAGCAAAAACGAGACCTCTGTTGATGTTCGGGTGCTTGCCGCAACGAATAAAGTTCCCGCTGAGGCCGTTTCGAAAGGGGAACTGAGAAACGACCTCTACTTTCGGCTCAATGTCGTTCAGATTACCATGCCGCCGCTTCGCGAGCATCTGGGTGACCTGGAACCTTTGACCCATGCGCTTATCGAAGACCTGAATCGCAAACACCATACTTCGGTCAAAGCATTGGATAGTGGTGTTTTGGACTCGTTCCGTCGCCATTCATGGCCTGGCAACATTCGTGAACTCCGCAATACGCTGGAACGCATGATGGTCTTAAGCCAGGGAGAGATTCTGCAAAGCAAGGATCTCCCTGCTGATTTTGGAAAGGCTTCAGCGACCGCTATGGGGGATGATCTCCATCTTCGTCCGGGGATGACGGTTGGGGAGGCGGAACGGCGGCTGATTTTTGAAACGCTGGCTTTTACCAGTAACAACAAGACACGTGCGGCTGAAATGCTCGGTATCAGTTTAAAGACTCTTCATAATAAGTTGAAGGAATATGAGGCTGAGCCTCAAAGCTAAACTGACGGCACTGATCGGTCTGCTAGTGCTGGTCGTGGTGCTGGCTATTTCCGCCCTCTACCTTTTTATCCTCACACATGAAGCCCTTTCTGCTGTGGGGCGAAGGGGATCATTTGTGGCGGATGAAGTTTATCATCAGACGCAGACCGTCCTGGCACAGAGTTATCTCCCAGCTGGGGTCCAGCCAACCGATACTCAGGCCGTGCTTCAGTTCGTTCGAACCCGGCTGGCAGAAGACCCGAACCTCAATTCCACCATCGAATCCGCCGTGGGCTATTCTCCGACCATATATTACGTGGCGATAACAGATCCAAAGGGGATTATACTTGTTCACAATGACCCGACTCAGATCGGCAACCAATTCACCCCAGCTCCACCATTCGAGCAACTCCTGAACTCGGGCGTATTGCAGCAGCTCCAGGTTATCTATGGACCGCAGCAAATATATGAAGTTGTCCACTCCAGCAGGGTAGGTGACCGCCCACTCGACGTTCGCGTGGGTGTCTCAACGCTGTTTGTCGCCAGCGAGTTGACGCCTGAATTGCATCGGGCGCTGCTACTTGCCGTTCTGGCACTGGTCCTGGCGACGCTTTCCGCGAGCTTGCTTTCTTATGGCATACTTCGTCCTCTCAAGACGATCTCGCGCAGCGTTGAGCGGATGGCGCGTGGAGAAAATCCCGAGCAGTTGATGGTGAATCGTAAAGACGAATGGGGCATTCTTTCCTCCAAGTTAAATCTGCTGGGCGAGCAGATCCGGGGCGAGAAAACCGCCTTCACCCAGCTTAAGGAAAATCTAGACCAGCTCTTTTCCAATCTTGCGGACGGCCTGATGCTTTTTGACAAACAGGACCAGTTGGTGCTTGCCACTCCAGCGGTAGAGCGGTTCCTGGGCGAGAACCCGAAGTTGCTGCTACACCGCACTGCAACAGACATTTTCTGGAGTGACCATCCGATGGACCGTGTGCTACGCGAGGCGTTTATGGTGCGTCAGACTGTTACTTGGGAATCACAGAATGAAAACGATGGCGATGACAATGAAACCCCTCGCATCTCCGCCAGTGTGCAGTTTGCCGAGACGGAAGGAGAACCGGTGGGCGCTCTGGTAACGGTGCGGGATGCCGGCACACGCGCACAATTGGAGGACCAGATCGCAGTGGCAACGAGACTGGCGGCCCTCGGCCGGATTACTTCCGGAGTTGCGCACGAAGTCAAGAATCCTTTGAACGCAATGGTTCTGCAACTGGAAATCCTGAAGGCAAAACTTGCCGAGAATAGCGCTGCCGTTAAGCCCCAGCTTGACACACTTTCTTCAGAGATCCGGCGGCTTGATCGTGTTGTGAAGACCTTCCTCGATTTTACACGGCCGGTGGAGTTGCGATTGAGCGAGACAGACCTGGAGCAGATGGTCGAAGAAGTCTTCACTCTCGCTGAACCGCAGGCCCGGCAGAACCATGTGCGCCTGAAGATTGAGAAGGACGGTCCTGTCCCCAGGTTAAAGGTCGACCGTGATCTCTTTAAGCAGGCCCTCCTGAACCTGGTGCTGAACGGGTGCCAAGCCATGCCTTCCGGAGGAATTCTGAAAATCAGACCACGGAAATCGGAACGCCGAGTGGAACTTGAAATCGAGGACCAGGGCGTGGGCATTCCCCCTGATGTGCAGCCCAGGATATTCTCACTCTTCTTTACGACCAAGCCCGGCGGTTCAGGTGTGGGCCTGGCCATGGCATATCGAATTATCCAGTTGCACAATGGTTCCATCGGTTTCTCAAGCAAACCGAACCATGGGACAGTCTTTCGAATTGCCCTCCCTGCTTAGCCATCCATCAGGGCCTACACGCTCGCCATCCACCCGGGTTTACTCGAACAAAAGGTTGTTGCTACCCCTTGATGAATATCGGGAGTAAAATGGGGTCAGAATGATTGGAGGCCAGCGAGGAAAGATACCGTTTCGTTGCCATGGAGCGTACGGAAAGCGATGTCATTCGCCTACTAAACTTGGGTTCGAGAGGAGGAGCCATGCCCCTGAAACAGCTCCAGAAGTTTTTCGCCGGGCCCGCGCCACACCTGTCGCGGGAAGACGCCATGAAGGTGTTCAGTCGTGATCAATTTCAATGCCAGTATTGCGGACTGGATGGCTTGCACCAGTTCACAAACTGGATGGTCCTCACCGTTGACCACGTTCACCCCCACTACCATGGCGGGCCACGAAAGATGGAGAACCTCGTGACCTGCTGTCAGCCCTGCAATGTGATCAAGGGGAAACGCCTCTTCAAATCGTTCGATGATGCCAAAGCCTTTGTCGTGAAGAAGCGAAAGGAATGGGAGCATCTTTATACGCAGCAGGCCAAGACGGCTGAGAAAAGCGTTGCGAGCCACCATTCTGCCTGACAGTAAGGACTTCTACACCTGACCAACTCACGGCGCGAGTTGAAGAGAACAGGCTCCTTAAGGCGGGAAGTGTATCCATTGCTGGCCTAACCACTGCACAGATTGCAGCAGGACGGAAGCGGAGAAGTAAACGCGCCCACTGTCCACGTTGAAGTGATAGAATCAGAATACGTTGACTTGGAAAGCCGCAATTTTCGGTATTGCCGTCATTTTTGGGGGGTGCCCCAAAAGGCAGATGGGACCGCAAGTTGTTTACGTTCCCACGCCGCCGCCGGCCGTGACCACCTCGCAGTCAGACCAGAGCATCGTTGTGCAAGCCCCGGTCCCTCCGTCCCGTCCCGAAGTCAAGCAGGAGGCCCCCACGCAGGCTCCGTCGGAGCCTGCACCCAATAGGCCTTCACCTCTCAAACGTGCCGAGGCGAAAGCCCCTCCCGAGGAGCCGCAGGGTGCGGAGGTTCCTGCCCTGCAATCTGCCGTCAATTCAGGCCAGGCAACAGCATTGCAGGGACAAGTGGTCCGGTTGCAACAGGGGATTGAAAAGCGGATCCTTGTCCTCAGCCGCGAATGGCTGTCGCCGTCTCAGCGGAAAATGCTGGACGATGCGCGCGGTTTCCTACAACAATCTCAGAAGGCACTCCAGAAGTCAGACCTTGACCTAGCTTACAACTGGGCTAACAAGGCCGACCTTATAGTGGCCTCGCTCGATCAGTCTCGATAACCGTAGAAACCAACTACAACCCGCCGCCCTGAACATTCAATGGTATTTTGGGGACATCCAGAGCTTTGGATTGCCAATCGCTCAAAACCTTGCTCTGAAAGATGCTCCGTCAATGTGGAATCAATGCGGCAGACGTGTCTTGATGGGCAGCCACAAGGCTTCATCGAATATTAAACCGCGTCTTCACATCCACTGGTGGCGGTTTGAATAGAACGTAATCTGGCGCTGGGGATACCTTTCCTTGAAAGCCCGATAGCGCCGCAGGACATTCATATACCGGTAATTTGAGGTTTTCAATTTAGTGTGGGGCAGATCAATCAATGCCTCTTCGACGCTCCATACATTTTTCGGGGAGAATCGCCAGTCCGTCGTGACTAATTTTCGAAGGTCAGCCATGGCATACCCGATGATCCGCGCCTCTTCGGTGACAAAGGGATCAACATAGCTCATCACCAGGTGGCGGAGGGTCCGGTATAGAGGTCTGCGACCCTGAAGACTGAAGTCGCGGGACTGCCCGACGGATCCCCACCGGCCGCGCTGACGGAAAGCAAACACCACATGGTCCAGCTTATCTTTGGATTCCAGGTCTAGAAGTAGTGGCGGGTAGCCATGCTGTTCCAGGATAGTGGCCGCAACGAAAGCTGCCTCAAGGCAATGGGACGTTGAACACCTGAGCGTGGCGCGAAAACTTCGCAGAGTTTCCCCGTTTTTTTCATGATTGTAAGTGAACAAACGGATAAAATTCTGCACTTGGCGGGGTGTCTTGTACGTTTGGATAATCCCCCACTCTTTGGGTGTGAAAGCTTCTCGCGGAGGCAGATCGTAAGGCGATTTCGGCTTGAATTTCCGGGTACGCAAGCGTTCTAATCTCTCCTATTCCAGCGATCATACCAGAGCTGGAAGCAGAGAAGCGTCCATAGGGCTTTTCGGTGGTCGGCTTGGGCGGTTGAATGTTCGCGAATCAACTTTTGGACAAATACGCTATTGAATAACCCTTGGCGTTTCAGCTTTCCTTCTTCCAGCGTTTCAGCCACCAGTGGCTGGAGTTCGTTTCGAAGCCAGCTTGCGACGGGTACAGTGAACCCACGTTTCTGTCGGTAAACAATCTTCTGCGGCAGCCACTTCTCGACAGCCTTCTTCAATATGTATTTGGTCTTGAAGCCGCGCACCTTCAGGTTTGTCGGCAACCCGGCTGCAAACTCGATCAGGCGATGGTCCAGGAAGGGAGTCCGTAGTTCCAGCGAGCACGCCATGCTGGCACGGTCTACTTTTACCAGCAAATTATCTTCAAGATACATTCGGAAATCGAGATAGAGCATTTCTGCCAGGACGTCGTCAAAGCGAGTGCCTTCCAAAACCCGAGATAAGGGATTGAAAATAACGCCGACGGGTGAATGCGGGCCAGTCCACTGGGGGGTGTAAAGCTGCTCCAGTTCGTCAGCTGAAAACATGCCAAACCACGAATGATGGCGCACCGCCGGATCCTTTTCGGCATGTGTCAGGAACCGGCGGAGGAACAGCCCCTTGGGCACGGCGTCTGAAGAAACCGGCAGGAGTTCCCGAACCCGATCAAAGACCTGCCGCCGAAGGAATCCCGGAAGCATCAAATAATATTCAGCCGCCCGGGCTCCCAGATAGGTAGGGTAGCCGCCAAAAAGTTCATCACTGCCTTCGCCGCTCAATGCGACCTTGATGTGTTCGCGTGCGAAGCACGACAGGAGATAGGTTGGAATAATAGCAGGATCGGCCATCGGTTCGTCGAGGTGATCCATCAGGGCTAGCAATGCGCCGCGCATGGTTTTATCGTCGGACGTCAGCACGTGGTGCTTGGTGTTGAAATGCCTGGCCACAAACTCCGCGTATTCTCCCTCGTCAAAAGAGCGTTCTGGGAATGAGACTGAAAAGCTGTTGACGTTTCCGGGCGAAAGCTCGCTCATTGTAGCGACCACGGTGGAGGAATCGATGCCGCCACTCAGAAACACTCCCAGGGGAACGTCACTGACCAGGCGCGAGATCGCCGCCTCCCGCAACTTTTCGCGAAGTTCCTCACAGGCTTTTTCTTCCTGCTCACGATTCATCTTTCCGGCTTCGGGTGTACGCAGATAAGTCTGGATTTTCCAATAGCACTCGATGTGCATTTGTTGATTTTCAATCACCATTATGTGCGCGGCAGGAAGCTTCTTGATGTCTTCGTATACGGATCTGGGCGACGGGAAGTAGCCGTAAAAGAAATATTGGGAGAGGGCCTCGCGGTCGATTTCCCGGCGGATAGCCAAATGTTCCAGTAATGCTTTTATCTCTGATCCGAACACCAGCGTGCCGTCAGACTCCCAGTAATAGAGCGGCTTCTCACCAGCCCGGTCGCGTGCCAGGATCAGCCGCTTTGCGCGGTTGTCCCAAAGTGCGATGGCGAACATGCCATTCAGCTCACGGACGAATTTTGTTCCTAATTCCTCGTAGAGATGGGCGATGACCTCGCCGTCGGATTGCGTCTTGAAATGGTGGGCGCGTTCAAGAAGGCCCTTGCGAAGCTCGCGGTAATTGTAGATCTCTCCATTAAAAACCAAATTGATCTCGCCGGTCTCGTTGGACAACGGCTGGTCGCCGGTCTTGAGGTCGATAATACTCAGCCGTCGAATGGCGAGCGCCAGGTGGGGTAGTTCGAATTTGCCCTGGCTGTCCGGCCCCCGATGTCTGAGCCTGGCCGACATTCGATCGACCAGTTCAGGGTCTTCGATCGGTCGAAGAAACAGGTTATGAATACCGCAAATGCCACACATAAAGCTTTACATTAGGCGGCCCAGCCTTACGGGCTGGGGTCCCATTTTGGTGTTCAGTTACTCTTTCCCGGGGCGCTGGGCGGGCCTGAGCCGGCGGGTATCTCCCAGACGGAATATTGCCACCCTGTCCACATCGGATTCATTTCGCGAACAGCGCTGGCCATTTGTGCCACTTGGATGTTTCTTACCAGCACGAGCACGGGTGTTGAAGGCCGTTTCGCCAACCATTCGTCCTTATCCATTACCAGAGGCATACCGTCCATCTCTGGAGGAAAAAGGTTTTGGGGTAATTGTCCGTTTTCGGCTTCACGGCTAATTCCGGGCCACTTCGTCACAATGTAATTGCTGGTCAATTCATCCGCTGTGGAAGAAATCAGACCTATCGGCCTCCGTAAATAGAAAGGTAGTCCCGTTCGAAAGTAATAATAGCCATAAATTGGATAATTTCGTTGTGGACTGGCAAGAATGGTCTGTGCAAGCGCCCGGCTTGATTTTGCGGAAGCAAAAAGCTCGAGCGGACGAAACCACCGAACGAGCATCAGTGGAAAACAGCATGCAAGCAGAACGAACATAATGACGGTGGGATTTTTCTCTCTGGCCCGCGAACAGAGATTCCGTCCGATGACTCCCAATGCAGCCAGGATGACTCCGGAATAAAGCAATGTGGGACCCAGCAAGACGAAAACTTCATGGGGCATTTTTGTTTCGAGGTGGCCACGCGGGAAAAGAAAGCGTTGGAAGTGAGGGGCTGCCGCAACGATGATTCCCAGTGCAATTAAGGTGGCAAAGCCGCCTGTAAGCCAGTCGGGTGTTCGCGATTCTTTCCGGGGTTCAGGCCCCGTCCACACTTTCGCCATCAAAATGCCGAGTGGGACCATAGCGGGAAGAAAGTAGCCCGGAAGCTTGGATTGTGAAATCGTAAAAAAAACGAAAACTACTCCCGCCCAACTCAGTAGGAAAAGGGTTGGAGCATGCTGCTCCTGCTGGAGATCTCTCCACCTTCTGGCCCGGTGGACGGCGGCGTAGAGAAGGAAGAAGCTCCATGGGAGAAAACCCGCAAGATAGATGATGAAGTAGTAGTAGATGTGGCCTGTACGGTGAGAATGCCCTGTGGCAAACCTTTGCAGGCTTTCCTGCCAGAAGGCGTATCCCGGAAAGTCAGGGTGCCGAACTGACACCGCGATAAACCAGGGTAGCGTTATGGCAAAGAACGCCGCCAGGCCGACAAGCCAGTTCAAGTCTTTCAGGCGGGAGAATTTCCTGCGCAACGCCTGGTAGACTGCGATGGAAAGCAACGGCAGCAGAAATCCCACAGGGCCCTTCGTGAGGGTTGCCAGGCCCAATGCCGCGAAAAACAGGATGTCGAGTAACTTTTGGTTTTCGGATCCGGCTTCCCGCAGCCAATAACAGACCATCGCTCCGGTGACAAAAAGGGTGAGCATCATGTCGAAGATGACGTCGCGTGCAAAAATCACTACTAGTGGTGAAGTTGACAGAACAATTCCCGCATAAAGGGCCGTTGAGGTTTCAAACATCCTGCGCGCAAGCACCCACGCAAAGAAAACCGTCAGAAGGGCCGCCAGCGCTGAGGGGAAGCGCGCACTGGCTTCAGACAACCCCGCCACCTTAAACGTTGAGGCTACCGCCCAGAAAAAAACAGGAGGCTTGTCCAGGTAGGCAAAGTTGTTAAAGTGCGGAGTGATCCAGTCACCTCTGGCAAGCATTTCACGGGCGACCTCCGCATTCCTTCCCTCATCGGGCTCGATCAAGGCAAGGCGCCCAATACCCACAAAAAACATGCAGGCAGCTACCACCATCAGGACAACGAAATGAACTGCTGGAATTTTACGACCGGTCGTATTCGCAGGCACCGCTTCACATAGATTTGAAAGGATTTCACCACTCAAAGGGTTCATACCTCTTCTTGAGCGCTAAGTCTGCGCCGCAAATGTCCCGACGCCTCACTTTTCCTCTGTCCCATTCATGTGGACTGTGTTGTACGCGCCGGATTCCCTCTCGATCAGCTGCAGCTTGGATTCGAAACTTATATGGTTCCTTTTCATCCACCGAACGGCCCAGACGTCTTCAAGCCCTTTCACCAGCCGGCCCCAAGTGCCGTACTTGGTCTCTCCCGCGAACCGTGGATGATGGGACACGGGCACCTGCGTCACGCGGTACCCCCGCATCTTGATCAGTGTGGGGAGAAAGCGGTGCATTCCCTTATAAAGTTCCAGGCCGTCCAGACATTCTCGCCGGTAGACTTTTAACGTGCACCCGGTATCAGTAATGTTGTCGCCCGTCGCCCAGTTCCGGAAAGCGTTTCCGATGAGTGATGAGATCCGCTTCCACAGATTGTCCTTGCGTCGTGTACGGACTCCACATACCAAGTCCCAGCCATCCAGCATTTCAGCCAGCCGGGGAATTTCCATGGGGTCGTTTTGAAGGTCAGCGTCAAGGGTTGCTAGGATTTCACCGCGCGCCAGCCGGAAACCTGCTGCCATTGCAGCGGTCTGCCCCATATTGGTGTGGAAATGAGCAATCCGAATCCTCGAGTCTTTGGCCTGAGATTCCTTCAGCAATTCCAGAGTTCGATCACTGCTGCCGTCCTCAACAAAGAGAATCTCAACTGTGCCTTCCCATCCAGACATGGCCTCCGAAATGCGGGTGACAAGGGGACCGATATTGCCCTCCTCGTTGTAAATCGGAATGACGATTGAAAGACTCTGCATTTCACGCTTGATCTGGCAGATTGAAGAGACCGAATTGGACCTAGCACGCCAAAAAAGCTGAATCTCCGCGACTTCTGTTAGTCTGTCTTACACGAGAAATTCTAGCATGCCAGAGGCCTCAAGGAAGAAATTACCTCCGTGCAACCCCGCAATATCATTGGACTTTGGTTTTCCAATAGGGTTAAACTGAAAACCAGGGTGGGGGAACGAAATCAGCAGTTTCACCTTTGGGCTGAAACTGGTGTGAGCCGCAAATTCCCCGGCGGCGGAGAGGTGCATATGATCCATCCTCAGAACCGCGTAGCAGCCTTAGTAGCAGCCCTTGTGCTTACTTTCGGCAGCTGCAGCCTGTTCAAAAGTTCAAGTGCGCCGAACGACGAAGCAATTGTTGCTTCCATCCAGGCAAAACTCTATCAAGACCCCGTCTTGAAGACGCGCGATGTCCGCGTGATTTCGCAGCAGGGAGTCGTTGCCTTGTCGGGCACGGTGGGCAGCGACCAGGAAAAGTCTGCGATCGAGCAATTTGCTCACAGCGCAGATGGTGTCAAACAGGTGATCGACCAGCTAGCGGTCAATGCTCCTCAGCAGGCCGCTGCGGAAGTCCCTGCGCAACCCGAACCAAGGGCCACACGGCGCCATTCCCGCGCAAGGGCAGAGAGCGGGTCTCCATCTGGATCGCAGCCTCAGGCCCCGGCGCCTGTTGAGCGGAGCTCTCCATCTGCTGCGCAGGCCCCGAATACCCCTCCCCCAGCGCCCCAGCCAGTTGAAGTTACCATCCCGGCGGGGACGGTTATCAGTGTGCGAACAGTGGATCCTATCGACTCCTCAACCAACAAAACTGGAGACGAATTCGCAGCAACCGTCGATTCGCAAATTGAAGAGAACGGCCAGATCATTGTCCCTCGCTATGCCAGAGCGCGTTTGCAGCTTGTTGCTGCGCGGAGTGCTGGCCACATTAAAGGGCAGTCGGAAGTTGAGCTGCAACTGGTCGGCCTGACCGTAAATGGCAAGAACTACGCCGTGAGCACCGGAGTTTATCAGCAGGAAGGATCCTCCCGGGGAAAGCAAACCGCCAAAAGAGTTGGCATCGGCGCTGCTGTGGGAGGAATTATTGGCGCCATTGCTGGAGGCGGTAAAGGCGCTGCGATTGGCGCAGGCATCGGCGCGGGGGCCGGGACGGGAGTCCAAATGGCGACGAAAGGACAGACCGTCAAGATCCCTCCGGAGACAAAGTTAGACTTCACCCTAAGCAGCCCTCTAAACGTCACAGTGAATCCGTAGTCGTTCCGACGGGTGAATCTCTTGTCTCGGTCTGTAATCACTCTCACGCGGTTTCCTAACAGACGCTTGAGGGGGCGTGTAGCATATTCATCAGGCCGTATTCACTCCACTCGACATCACTTTAAGGTGAAGGTTTTGATGCACTTCCATTGGTGCACGGACCCACTCACTTTGTAAAGTGCCAGTCGGCGGACCTGAAAGGTCTGGCCTGACAGAGAGTTGAGGCCAGCGGCTATTTCGTGCTTCATTTCCACCGGAAGCTTCCCGTACAAAAGGCTCACATGCGGCATAAAGGGCGTGTTCTGACGGGCAAACACCCGGCAAGCTGCCCGGCGGGCGCTGGAGAGCGAAGAGCCTGCGATCACTGTGACAAAGAGGCAACGAAAGTATTCATCGAGGAAGCCTATCTCACCGAGTTCAACTTTGACTGGTTCGAGGATGCGTGCCAGTGAATCCAATTTTG is a genomic window of Acidobacteriota bacterium containing:
- the asnB gene encoding asparagine synthase (glutamine-hydrolyzing), which codes for MCGICGIHNLFLRPIEDPELVDRMSARLRHRGPDSQGKFELPHLALAIRRLSIIDLKTGDQPLSNETGEINLVFNGEIYNYRELRKGLLERAHHFKTQSDGEVIAHLYEELGTKFVRELNGMFAIALWDNRAKRLILARDRAGEKPLYYWESDGTLVFGSEIKALLEHLAIRREIDREALSQYFFYGYFPSPRSVYEDIKKLPAAHIMVIENQQMHIECYWKIQTYLRTPEAGKMNREQEEKACEELREKLREAAISRLVSDVPLGVFLSGGIDSSTVVATMSELSPGNVNSFSVSFPERSFDEGEYAEFVARHFNTKHHVLTSDDKTMRGALLALMDHLDEPMADPAIIPTYLLSCFAREHIKVALSGEGSDELFGGYPTYLGARAAEYYLMLPGFLRRQVFDRVRELLPVSSDAVPKGLFLRRFLTHAEKDPAVRHHSWFGMFSADELEQLYTPQWTGPHSPVGVIFNPLSRVLEGTRFDDVLAEMLYLDFRMYLEDNLLVKVDRASMACSLELRTPFLDHRLIEFAAGLPTNLKVRGFKTKYILKKAVEKWLPQKIVYRQKRGFTVPVASWLRNELQPLVAETLEEGKLKRQGLFNSVFVQKLIREHSTAQADHRKALWTLLCFQLWYDRWNRRD
- a CDS encoding HNH endonuclease; its protein translation is MERTESDVIRLLNLGSRGGAMPLKQLQKFFAGPAPHLSREDAMKVFSRDQFQCQYCGLDGLHQFTNWMVLTVDHVHPHYHGGPRKMENLVTCCQPCNVIKGKRLFKSFDDAKAFVVKKRKEWEHLYTQQAKTAEKSVASHHSA
- a CDS encoding HAMP domain-containing sensor histidine kinase; translated protein: MRLSLKAKLTALIGLLVLVVVLAISALYLFILTHEALSAVGRRGSFVADEVYHQTQTVLAQSYLPAGVQPTDTQAVLQFVRTRLAEDPNLNSTIESAVGYSPTIYYVAITDPKGIILVHNDPTQIGNQFTPAPPFEQLLNSGVLQQLQVIYGPQQIYEVVHSSRVGDRPLDVRVGVSTLFVASELTPELHRALLLAVLALVLATLSASLLSYGILRPLKTISRSVERMARGENPEQLMVNRKDEWGILSSKLNLLGEQIRGEKTAFTQLKENLDQLFSNLADGLMLFDKQDQLVLATPAVERFLGENPKLLLHRTATDIFWSDHPMDRVLREAFMVRQTVTWESQNENDGDDNETPRISASVQFAETEGEPVGALVTVRDAGTRAQLEDQIAVATRLAALGRITSGVAHEVKNPLNAMVLQLEILKAKLAENSAAVKPQLDTLSSEIRRLDRVVKTFLDFTRPVELRLSETDLEQMVEEVFTLAEPQARQNHVRLKIEKDGPVPRLKVDRDLFKQALLNLVLNGCQAMPSGGILKIRPRKSERRVELEIEDQGVGIPPDVQPRIFSLFFTTKPGGSGVGLAMAYRIIQLHNGSIGFSSKPNHGTVFRIALPA
- a CDS encoding glycosyltransferase; the encoded protein is MQSLSIVIPIYNEEGNIGPLVTRISEAMSGWEGTVEILFVEDGSSDRTLELLKESQAKDSRIRIAHFHTNMGQTAAMAAGFRLARGEILATLDADLQNDPMEIPRLAEMLDGWDLVCGVRTRRKDNLWKRISSLIGNAFRNWATGDNITDTGCTLKVYRRECLDGLELYKGMHRFLPTLIKMRGYRVTQVPVSHHPRFAGETKYGTWGRLVKGLEDVWAVRWMKRNHISFESKLQLIERESGAYNTVHMNGTEEK
- a CDS encoding sigma-54-dependent Fis family transcriptional regulator → MPRQDKILVVDDDASEREGLAELLRVWGYEADVAIDGQQALNQAAAFNPSVIISDLRMPGMSGMDVLRQMRELRPDVTFIMLTAQGTIEEAVEATKLGAFNFLEKPVDPKRLQVELRNCLARRDSELQLEIAHRRLREAGILGQLVGRSKKMQEVMSIIATVAPSRASILITGESGTGKELAARTIHELSPRKSKPFVAVNCAAIPESLMESEIFGHEKGAFTGAVERRMGCFELADGGTLLLDEIGEMPAQTQAKLLRVLEDSKLRRLGSKNETSVDVRVLAATNKVPAEAVSKGELRNDLYFRLNVVQITMPPLREHLGDLEPLTHALIEDLNRKHHTSVKALDSGVLDSFRRHSWPGNIRELRNTLERMMVLSQGEILQSKDLPADFGKASATAMGDDLHLRPGMTVGEAERRLIFETLAFTSNNKTRAAEMLGISLKTLHNKLKEYEAEPQS
- a CDS encoding glycosyltransferase family 39 protein, with product MNPLSGEILSNLCEAVPANTTGRKIPAVHFVVLMVVAACMFFVGIGRLALIEPDEGRNAEVAREMLARGDWITPHFNNFAYLDKPPVFFWAVASTFKVAGLSEASARFPSALAALLTVFFAWVLARRMFETSTALYAGIVLSTSPLVVIFARDVIFDMMLTLFVTGAMVCYWLREAGSENQKLLDILFFAALGLATLTKGPVGFLLPLLSIAVYQALRRKFSRLKDLNWLVGLAAFFAITLPWFIAVSVRHPDFPGYAFWQESLQRFATGHSHRTGHIYYYFIIYLAGFLPWSFFLLYAAVHRARRWRDLQQEQHAPTLFLLSWAGVVFVFFTISQSKLPGYFLPAMVPLGILMAKVWTGPEPRKESRTPDWLTGGFATLIALGIIVAAAPHFQRFLFPRGHLETKMPHEVFVLLGPTLLYSGVILAALGVIGRNLCSRAREKNPTVIMFVLLACCFPLMLVRWFRPLELFASAKSSRALAQTILASPQRNYPIYGYYYFRTGLPFYLRRPIGLISSTADELTSNYIVTKWPGISREAENGQLPQNLFPPEMDGMPLVMDKDEWLAKRPSTPVLVLVRNIQVAQMASAVREMNPMWTGWQYSVWEIPAGSGPPSAPGKSN